One genomic window of Cygnus olor isolate bCygOlo1 chromosome 3, bCygOlo1.pri.v2, whole genome shotgun sequence includes the following:
- the LGALSL gene encoding galectin-related protein: MAGTVAERDALKIEDGHLNNSLGSPVQADVYFPRLIVPFCGHIKGGMRPGKKILVMGIVDLNPESFGISLTCGESEDPPADVAIELKAVFTDRQFVRNSCVAGEWGEEQSSIPYFPFIPDQPFRVEILCEHPRFRIFVDGHQLFDFYHRIETLSAIDTIKINGDLQLTKLG; encoded by the exons ATGGCGGGGACCGTGGCCGAGCGGGACGCGCTG AAAATAGAGGACGGGCATTTAAACAACTCCCTGGGATCCCCGGTGCAAGCTGATGTGTACTTCCCTCGCCTG ATCGTCCCCTTCTGTGGACACATCAAAGGAGGAATGAGGCCGGGAAAGAAGATCTTGGTCATGGGCATAGTGGACCTCAACCCCGAAAG CTTTGGCATCAGCCTGACTTGTGGCGAGTCGGAAGATCCTCCTGCGGATGTAGCCATCGAACTGAAAGCTGTGTTCACAGACAGACAGTTTGTCAGAAACTCGTGCGTGGCTGGAGAATGGGGGGAAGAGCAGTCATCTATTCCCTACTTTCCCTTTATACCGGACCAGCCTTTTAGG gttgagATACTTTGTGAGCATCCCCGTTTTAGGATATTTGTGGATGGACATCAGCTCTTTGATTTTTACCACCGTATTGAAACACTGTCAGCAATTGACACAATAAAGATAAATGGAGATCTTCAGCTTACAAAACTTGGCTGA